One window of Salegentibacter sp. Hel_I_6 genomic DNA carries:
- a CDS encoding SOS response-associated peptidase, which translates to MCYRTKLNSKLNDIERTLEARFIEPDAYKPQLEINAFTFSKTPVISDENQGEIQMFNWGLIPFWAKDDKIKKMTLNAKIETISEKPSFRNSVKKRCLIIADGYYEWQWKDPKGKNKQKFLITPTDQEIFAFAGIYSTWVNPQTNEALNTYSIVTTEANELMAEIHNNMKRMPVVLKQQDHQSWLNGHDHSNFAFPYEVPLIATEVA; encoded by the coding sequence ATGTGCTACCGAACTAAACTCAATTCAAAATTGAACGACATAGAGCGGACTTTAGAGGCTCGTTTTATTGAGCCAGATGCTTATAAACCACAATTGGAAATCAATGCTTTTACGTTTTCTAAAACACCTGTAATTTCGGATGAAAACCAGGGAGAAATTCAAATGTTTAATTGGGGATTAATTCCATTTTGGGCTAAAGATGATAAGATTAAAAAAATGACTCTTAACGCTAAAATTGAGACTATATCGGAAAAACCTTCCTTTAGAAATTCAGTAAAAAAACGTTGCTTGATTATCGCTGACGGCTATTATGAATGGCAATGGAAAGATCCTAAAGGCAAGAATAAACAGAAGTTTTTAATTACTCCGACAGATCAGGAAATTTTTGCTTTTGCAGGAATTTATTCTACCTGGGTAAATCCACAAACAAACGAAGCTCTTAATACTTATTCCATAGTAACTACGGAAGCAAATGAGTTGATGGCTGAAATTCATAATAATATGAAAAGAATGCCAGTAGTCCTAAAACAGCAGGACCACCAGTCCTGGCTAAATGGTCATGATCATTCTAATTTTGCATTTCCATATGAAGTACCATTAATTGCAACGGAAGTTGCTTAA
- a CDS encoding YqgE/AlgH family protein, whose amino-acid sequence MIALKPTKGHLLVSEPSIIGDVAFNRSVVLLAEHSEAGSVGFILNKVLDFTLKDLVPELSANFKIYNGGPVEQDNLYFIHKIPNLIPQSVEIANGIFWGGNFDVVTELINQGLISEKEIRFFLGYSGWDANQLNEELNSHSWIVTTNEDPKDIIERPYHSFWKDKIMQLGGEYLLWSNAPENPSYN is encoded by the coding sequence ATGATCGCTTTAAAACCAACCAAAGGCCATCTATTGGTATCTGAACCTTCCATTATTGGGGATGTAGCATTTAACCGCTCTGTGGTTCTACTTGCCGAGCATTCTGAAGCGGGTTCTGTGGGTTTTATACTCAATAAAGTTTTAGATTTCACCTTAAAGGACCTCGTTCCTGAGCTTTCGGCAAATTTTAAAATTTATAATGGAGGACCTGTAGAACAGGATAATCTCTATTTTATTCATAAGATACCAAATCTTATTCCGCAAAGCGTAGAAATAGCCAACGGCATTTTCTGGGGTGGTAACTTTGATGTGGTTACAGAACTTATTAACCAGGGGTTAATAAGCGAAAAGGAAATAAGATTCTTCCTTGGTTATTCAGGTTGGGATGCAAACCAGCTAAATGAAGAATTAAATTCACATTCCTGGATCGTTACTACTAACGAAGATCCTAAAGACATTATTGAACGTCCCTACCATTCCTTCTGGAAGGATAAAATTATGCAATTGGGGGGCGAATACCTTTTATGGTCTAACGCGCCAGAAAATCCCAGCTACAATTAA
- a CDS encoding aminotransferase class IV codes for MINLNGNLIEDNQASLSITNRGFAYGDAVFETIRVISGKVMFWEDHYFRLMASMRIMRMEIPSNFSPEFLEEEILDLVKENGLDTTAARVKFSAYREEGGYYRPTTREIGFIITTEELADAFYLLNEEHYEVELFKDHYITSGLFSTIKSNNRAINVLGSIFASENGYENCFLINEKKNVVEALNGNLFLVKGDKIKTPPLTDGALNGITRKKLLEIIKTLPDLNLEETSISPFELQKADELFITNVITGIQPVTKYRKKSFDNKVAKDLLSKLNVKARLG; via the coding sequence ATGATAAATCTAAACGGAAATTTAATAGAAGATAATCAGGCATCACTTTCAATAACCAACAGGGGATTTGCTTATGGAGATGCAGTTTTTGAAACCATTCGCGTAATTAGCGGAAAAGTAATGTTCTGGGAAGATCATTATTTTAGACTTATGGCTTCTATGCGTATTATGCGTATGGAAATACCTTCAAATTTCTCTCCTGAATTTTTGGAAGAAGAGATCCTGGATCTGGTTAAAGAAAACGGATTAGATACTACGGCGGCCCGCGTAAAATTTTCAGCATATCGTGAAGAAGGGGGTTATTACCGCCCCACGACCAGGGAAATTGGCTTTATAATTACCACAGAAGAACTTGCCGATGCTTTCTATTTACTCAATGAAGAGCATTATGAGGTAGAACTTTTTAAAGATCATTACATCACCAGCGGTTTATTCTCTACAATTAAATCTAACAATCGCGCAATAAACGTATTAGGAAGTATTTTTGCTTCAGAAAACGGATATGAAAACTGTTTTCTAATCAATGAAAAGAAAAATGTGGTTGAAGCCTTAAATGGAAACTTATTCCTTGTAAAAGGTGATAAAATAAAAACGCCACCACTTACCGATGGTGCATTAAATGGGATAACCCGGAAGAAATTATTGGAAATTATTAAGACTTTACCAGATCTGAATCTGGAAGAAACTTCAATTTCTCCTTTTGAACTTCAAAAAGCCGACGAATTATTTATTACCAATGTGATAACGGGAATTCAGCCTGTAACAAAATACCGAAAGAAAAGCTTTGATAATAAAGTGGCTAAAGACCTGCTTTCAAAATTAAATGTAAAAGCAAGATTAGGGTAA
- a CDS encoding HU family DNA-binding protein — protein MNKTDLIDAMAENAGISKAAAKKALESFLENVEKSLKKGDRVSLVGFGSWSVSKRAAREGRNPQTGKTIKIAAKNVVKFKAGADLQKAVN, from the coding sequence ATGAACAAAACAGATTTAATTGACGCAATGGCTGAAAACGCTGGAATCTCAAAAGCAGCGGCAAAAAAAGCCTTAGAATCTTTTTTAGAAAACGTAGAAAAATCTCTTAAAAAGGGAGATCGCGTTTCTTTAGTAGGATTTGGTTCATGGTCAGTTTCAAAAAGAGCTGCACGTGAAGGAAGAAACCCACAAACCGGAAAAACCATTAAAATTGCTGCTAAAAATGTAGTTAAATTTAAGGCTGGTGCAGACTTACAAAAAGCTGTAAACTAA
- the fmt gene encoding methionyl-tRNA formyltransferase has translation MRSLRIVFMGTPDFAVASLESILKADYNVVGVITAPDKPAGRGRKLQESPVKKFAVSKNLKVLQPTNLKNTAFIEELEALAPNVQVVVAFRMLPKVVWNLPEFGTFNLHASLLPQYRGAAPINWAIINNETKTGVTTFFLDEKIDTGAMILQKEIDIPVKDTVGELHDKLMELGSGLVVETLELISKGNITPTPQPNNDLLKEAPKLNKENTKINWNDSLDQIYNLIRGLNPYPAAWSILFNGEKEEKVKIFHCTKEITDHSLENGKILIEDKTLKVAGQGGYLIIKELQLPGKRKMDVKSLLNGYNFSEGAKFR, from the coding sequence ATGAGATCATTAAGAATAGTATTTATGGGCACGCCAGATTTTGCTGTGGCAAGTTTGGAAAGTATTCTAAAAGCCGATTATAATGTGGTTGGTGTTATTACAGCCCCCGATAAACCTGCAGGACGCGGAAGAAAACTACAGGAAAGTCCGGTGAAGAAATTTGCGGTGAGCAAAAATTTAAAGGTTTTACAACCTACTAATTTAAAGAATACAGCATTTATTGAAGAATTAGAAGCACTTGCGCCAAATGTGCAGGTAGTGGTTGCCTTTAGAATGCTGCCTAAAGTAGTTTGGAATCTACCAGAATTTGGCACCTTTAATTTGCACGCTTCTTTGCTTCCGCAGTATCGCGGCGCCGCCCCTATAAATTGGGCAATTATTAATAACGAAACAAAAACAGGAGTAACTACTTTCTTTTTAGACGAAAAAATAGATACCGGCGCCATGATCCTTCAAAAAGAGATTGATATACCTGTTAAGGATACCGTTGGTGAGCTCCATGATAAATTGATGGAATTAGGATCTGGATTAGTAGTCGAAACGCTAGAACTTATTTCTAAAGGCAACATCACCCCCACTCCGCAACCCAATAATGATCTATTAAAAGAAGCACCAAAATTAAACAAGGAAAATACAAAGATTAACTGGAACGATTCTTTAGATCAAATTTACAACCTTATTCGCGGGCTAAACCCGTATCCAGCGGCCTGGTCAATTTTGTTTAACGGTGAAAAAGAGGAAAAAGTAAAAATCTTCCATTGCACAAAAGAAATTACCGATCATTCCTTAGAAAATGGAAAAATTTTAATTGAAGATAAAACGCTGAAGGTAGCAGGACAGGGAGGTTATCTAATTATTAAAGAATTACAGCTACCCGGAAAGCGTAAAATGGATGTAAAATCTCTCTTAAACGGATATAATTTTTCGGAAGGGGCAAAATTCCGCTAA
- a CDS encoding START-like domain-containing protein produces the protein MEDKIKYEMEFPIHASPSLLYQYISTPSGLSEWYADNVNSRGELFTFIWEGSEEKAKLVSKKSDERVKFKWLDDEDTPYFFEIRIQVDEITKDVSIMITDFAEDDDEIEEGKMLWENMISNLKQVLGSV, from the coding sequence ATGGAAGATAAGATCAAGTACGAAATGGAATTTCCCATTCACGCTTCTCCTTCATTGTTATACCAATATATATCAACACCTTCAGGATTAAGTGAATGGTATGCAGATAATGTAAATTCACGAGGCGAATTGTTCACCTTTATATGGGAAGGCAGCGAAGAAAAAGCCAAGTTGGTAAGCAAAAAGAGCGACGAGAGGGTGAAATTTAAATGGTTGGACGATGAAGATACTCCATATTTTTTCGAAATAAGAATTCAGGTAGACGAAATTACCAAAGACGTTTCTATAATGATTACAGATTTTGCCGAAGATGACGATGAAATTGAAGAAGGCAAAATGCTATGGGAAAATATGATCTCAAACCTTAAACAGGTGCTTGGATCGGTTTAA
- a CDS encoding pentapeptide repeat-containing protein gives MKIQLKTRENKVLYELEKSELFPSYRSVLVEAISVGIDLTGLRAVNEEINNVDWKGASSSSFSFENCSMKKNKFIDCTYDFLGITSSDLAGSIFKNCKIKSLYCAESNLSHTNIRNSTWHSSFLIECELAYASFYNCDLTHIGFHTTDLLKTIFNKCRLDNSSFVHPQPNSGWMNNTTFLSCSFKECSMEYVKDISKLFFWDSNLHDIYFDFTKRERFTEIENENSRVLYAIDSDVVWWKLPSWKNKEQGIFRGTSKEFIEEVRNEFPRTGLDPLRMDYEIEEELFHVCKYLESWKSKEAFSE, from the coding sequence ATGAAAATTCAACTAAAAACGAGGGAAAATAAAGTTCTTTACGAATTGGAGAAATCTGAACTTTTTCCCAGTTACCGTTCTGTACTTGTTGAAGCTATTTCTGTGGGGATTGATTTAACAGGTTTACGTGCTGTAAATGAAGAAATAAACAATGTAGATTGGAAAGGAGCGAGTTCGAGTTCTTTTAGCTTTGAGAATTGTTCAATGAAGAAAAACAAATTTATTGATTGTACATATGATTTTTTAGGTATTACATCTTCCGATTTGGCAGGTTCAATATTCAAAAACTGCAAAATTAAAAGTTTGTATTGCGCCGAAAGTAATTTAAGCCACACCAATATTAGAAATTCTACCTGGCACAGTAGCTTTTTAATAGAATGTGAACTGGCATATGCTTCCTTTTATAATTGTGATCTAACTCATATAGGTTTTCACACCACCGATCTTTTAAAAACTATTTTTAATAAATGCCGACTTGATAATTCCAGTTTTGTGCATCCTCAACCTAATTCCGGCTGGATGAATAATACCACTTTTTTAAGTTGCTCATTTAAAGAGTGTAGTATGGAATATGTAAAGGATATATCAAAACTTTTTTTCTGGGATTCTAATCTTCACGATATTTATTTTGATTTTACAAAAAGAGAGAGGTTTACTGAAATAGAAAATGAAAACAGTAGGGTTTTGTATGCCATAGATTCTGATGTGGTCTGGTGGAAACTGCCTTCCTGGAAAAATAAAGAACAAGGTATTTTTAGAGGCACCTCAAAAGAATTTATCGAGGAAGTTCGAAATGAATTTCCCCGGACAGGTTTAGACCCTTTAAGAATGGATTATGAAATTGAAGAAGAATTGTTTCACGTTTGTAAATACCTTGAAAGCTGGAAAAGTAAAGAGGCTTTTTCAGAATAA
- a CDS encoding ATP-dependent DNA helicase RecQ, which translates to MQDAQHILKKYWGHESFRPLQEPVINKLLEQQHVLALMPTGGGKSICFQIPALMQEGICIVISPLVALMEDQVNALQQKGIKAMALTGGMAYRDLDAALDNCIYGNYKFLYLSPERLQQDLVQERIKLMNVNLIAVDEAHCISQWGHDFRPAYRNISLLKNLKPETPFIALTATATPAVVKDIVKELELENIQVFKDSFYRPNIAYNVLTTEDKYYSLHQLLNNKNEAAIIYVRNRKASLEIAELLNKKGYKANAFHGGLQPKEKTKRLSDWLENKHQIMVATTAFGMGIDKPDVRQVIHLNLPESLESYFQEAGRAGRNGEKAIATILTNKSDIPVLKNQFLANLPQLEDVKLVYKKLNTYFRIAYGEGEQTEHNFSFSEFCAQYELPFLKTYEVLQLLDRCSVLKLSKEFHKKTSIHFTISGKQLQYYLDQNGKFESFVKSLLRTYGGIVDNKTNIDLASICKKSNIDQKKALKFLEELQQDHVLEYIFAEQDVTILFLVPREDDSVIFPLAPYIKQHNTSKKEKIDSVLAYLKNNETCRSKQLLAYFGEKKEENCGICSVCEIQAAPLTREIKNAIYKEIIKVLKISEASSRKLTETINYPENQVIEVLRLLLDKELISLKSGNIYKINR; encoded by the coding sequence TTGCAGGACGCGCAGCACATATTAAAAAAATACTGGGGACATGAGTCCTTCAGGCCTCTACAGGAGCCGGTTATAAATAAGCTCCTGGAGCAACAACACGTGCTGGCATTAATGCCTACCGGTGGCGGTAAATCTATTTGTTTTCAAATTCCTGCTTTAATGCAGGAAGGTATTTGTATTGTAATTTCACCGCTTGTCGCTTTAATGGAAGACCAGGTAAACGCTCTCCAACAAAAAGGCATAAAAGCGATGGCTTTAACCGGAGGAATGGCCTACCGCGATCTTGATGCCGCGCTTGACAATTGTATCTACGGAAATTATAAATTCCTCTATCTTTCTCCTGAGAGACTGCAACAAGACCTGGTACAGGAACGTATTAAGTTGATGAATGTAAACCTAATCGCAGTAGATGAAGCACACTGCATCTCACAATGGGGCCACGACTTTAGACCGGCTTACCGCAATATTTCATTATTAAAAAATTTAAAACCAGAAACACCTTTTATTGCACTAACCGCTACAGCAACGCCGGCCGTAGTCAAAGACATCGTAAAAGAACTGGAACTGGAAAACATCCAGGTTTTTAAAGATTCTTTTTACCGGCCTAATATCGCTTACAATGTTTTAACAACAGAAGATAAATATTACAGCCTTCACCAACTACTTAATAACAAAAATGAAGCAGCGATAATTTATGTTCGAAATCGAAAAGCAAGCCTGGAGATTGCTGAATTATTAAATAAAAAAGGCTACAAAGCAAATGCCTTTCACGGGGGCTTACAACCTAAAGAAAAAACCAAAAGACTTAGCGACTGGCTGGAAAATAAACACCAGATTATGGTTGCAACTACAGCTTTTGGAATGGGGATAGATAAACCCGATGTAAGACAGGTAATTCATTTAAACCTTCCGGAATCTTTGGAAAGTTATTTTCAGGAAGCAGGGCGTGCGGGAAGAAACGGCGAAAAAGCAATTGCGACAATCTTAACAAATAAGAGCGATATTCCGGTTTTAAAAAATCAGTTTTTGGCAAATTTACCCCAACTGGAAGATGTAAAACTGGTATATAAGAAACTCAATACTTATTTTAGGATCGCTTATGGCGAAGGGGAACAAACCGAACATAATTTTAGCTTTTCAGAATTTTGTGCTCAATATGAACTTCCGTTCTTAAAAACCTACGAGGTACTTCAGCTATTAGACCGATGCAGCGTGCTAAAACTTTCAAAGGAATTTCATAAAAAAACCAGCATCCATTTTACCATTTCAGGAAAGCAACTTCAGTATTATTTAGACCAAAATGGGAAATTTGAAAGTTTTGTAAAGTCCCTGCTAAGAACTTATGGCGGAATTGTAGATAACAAAACCAATATAGATCTTGCTTCAATTTGTAAAAAATCTAACATAGACCAGAAAAAGGCGCTAAAATTCCTTGAAGAACTTCAACAAGACCATGTTTTGGAATACATTTTTGCTGAACAAGACGTGACCATCCTTTTCCTGGTACCAAGGGAAGACGATTCAGTTATTTTTCCACTAGCACCATATATCAAGCAGCATAACACCTCTAAAAAAGAGAAAATTGATTCGGTTCTAGCTTACCTAAAAAACAATGAAACTTGCAGAAGCAAGCAACTATTGGCTTACTTTGGTGAAAAAAAAGAGGAAAACTGTGGGATCTGTTCAGTTTGTGAAATACAAGCTGCGCCCTTAACCCGGGAAATAAAAAATGCCATTTATAAAGAGATAATAAAGGTTTTGAAAATCTCTGAAGCTTCTTCCCGAAAGCTAACCGAAACTATAAATTATCCTGAAAACCAGGTTATAGAGGTTTTAAGGCTATTATTAGATAAAGAATTAATTTCCCTGAAATCTGGGAATATTTACAAAATAAATAGATAA